A single genomic interval of Koleobacter methoxysyntrophicus harbors:
- a CDS encoding reverse transcriptase-like protein, with translation MQKTAVLSAAAGRPQTLNNQNAVRSEKIRLLYHRAKKEAKKFKDLHFCWVPREQNKEADALTRKAYQDSIESSRLKKHIPLSGKSNSWTKVRILCLPRGQKKNTLLI, from the coding sequence TTGCAGAAGACTGCGGTGTTATCTGCCGCGGCCGGCAGGCCACAAACGCTGAATAACCAAAATGCTGTTCGTTCAGAAAAAATACGGCTTCTCTACCACCGTGCAAAAAAAGAAGCGAAAAAGTTCAAAGACCTCCACTTCTGTTGGGTGCCTAGAGAGCAGAACAAAGAAGCTGATGCGCTAACGCGAAAAGCCTATCAGGATTCCATCGAAAGTTCAAGGCTAAAAAAGCATATTCCCTTATCGGGAAAATCAAACAGCTGGACAAAAGTACGTATCTTGTGCCTTCCCAGAGGACAGAAGAAGAATACATTGTTGATTTGA
- a CDS encoding SWIM zinc finger family protein encodes MPSQRTEEEYIVDLSKGFCTCADHFLRGVKCKHILAAEIFAGIRQVPAELQDLA; translated from the coding sequence GTGCCTTCCCAGAGGACAGAAGAAGAATACATTGTTGATTTGAGTAAAGGATTTTGTACATGCGCAGACCATTTTCTGCGCGGCGTAAAGTGCAAACATATTCTGGCAGCTGAGATTTTTGCCGGGATAAGACAGGTTCCGGCTGAACTGCAGGATCTTGCCTGA